A window of the Mesorhizobium opportunistum WSM2075 genome harbors these coding sequences:
- the aspS gene encoding aspartate--tRNA ligase — protein MHRYRSHTCAQLRKSDVGSTVRLSGWVHRVRDHGGLLFIDLRDHYGLTQIVADPDSPAFKVAETVRGEWVIRVDGEVKARLPETTNANLPTGEIEIFAREIEVLSAAKELPLPVFGEPDYPEDIRLKYRFLDLRRDTLHKNIVARTKIIAEMRKRMTDVGFTEFSTPILTASSPEGARDFLVPSRIHPGTFYALPQAPQQYKQLIMVSGFDRYFQIAPCFRDEDPRADRLPGEFYQLDLEMSFVEQDDVLSTMEPVMRGVFETFANGKPVTQTFQRIPYDVAMRKYGSDKPDLRNPIEMQAVSDHFRDSGFKVFANILANDPKAEVWGIPAKTGGSRAFCDRMNSWAQGEGQPGLGYIFWRKEGDKLEGAGPLAKNIGEERTEAIRLQLGLADGDAAFFVAGDPKKFVSFAGAARTRAGEELNLVDRERFELCWIVDFPFFEWNEEEKKIDFAHNPFSMPQGGIDALNGEDLLGIKAFQYDMVCNGFEIASGGIRNHLPETMVKAFETVGLDRATVEERFGGLYRAFQYGAPPHGGMAAGVDRVVMLLVGAKNLREITMFPMNQQAYDLLMNAPSEASPQQLRELALRVAPTKKDA, from the coding sequence ATGCACCGTTACCGCAGCCACACCTGTGCCCAGTTGAGAAAGAGCGACGTCGGCTCGACCGTTCGCTTGTCGGGCTGGGTGCATCGCGTGCGCGACCATGGCGGCCTGCTGTTCATCGACCTGCGCGACCATTATGGCCTGACCCAGATCGTCGCCGACCCCGATTCGCCGGCCTTCAAGGTTGCCGAGACCGTGCGCGGCGAATGGGTGATCCGTGTCGACGGCGAGGTCAAGGCACGCTTGCCCGAGACCACGAACGCCAACCTGCCGACCGGCGAGATCGAGATTTTCGCCCGCGAGATCGAGGTGCTGTCGGCGGCCAAGGAACTGCCGCTGCCGGTGTTCGGCGAGCCGGACTATCCTGAGGACATCAGGCTGAAATATCGCTTCCTCGACCTGCGCCGCGACACGCTGCACAAGAACATCGTGGCGCGGACGAAAATCATCGCCGAGATGCGCAAGCGCATGACCGATGTCGGCTTCACCGAATTCTCGACGCCGATCCTGACCGCGTCCTCGCCGGAAGGCGCGCGCGACTTCCTGGTGCCGTCGCGCATCCATCCCGGCACCTTCTACGCATTGCCGCAGGCACCGCAGCAGTACAAGCAGCTGATCATGGTGTCGGGCTTCGACCGCTATTTCCAGATCGCGCCCTGCTTCCGCGACGAGGATCCGCGCGCCGACCGTCTGCCCGGCGAATTCTACCAGCTCGACCTGGAGATGAGCTTCGTCGAGCAGGACGACGTGCTGTCGACCATGGAGCCGGTGATGCGCGGGGTCTTCGAGACCTTCGCCAACGGCAAGCCGGTGACGCAGACATTCCAGCGCATCCCCTATGATGTCGCCATGCGCAAATACGGCTCCGACAAGCCCGACCTGCGCAACCCGATCGAGATGCAGGCCGTCTCCGACCATTTTCGCGATTCGGGCTTCAAGGTGTTCGCCAACATCCTGGCCAACGACCCGAAGGCCGAGGTCTGGGGCATTCCGGCCAAGACCGGCGGCAGCCGCGCCTTCTGCGACCGCATGAACTCCTGGGCGCAAGGCGAGGGCCAGCCGGGGCTGGGCTACATCTTCTGGCGCAAGGAGGGCGACAAGCTCGAAGGCGCCGGTCCGCTCGCCAAGAACATCGGCGAGGAACGCACCGAGGCGATCCGCCTACAGCTCGGCCTTGCCGATGGCGATGCCGCCTTCTTCGTCGCCGGCGATCCGAAGAAATTCGTCTCCTTCGCCGGTGCCGCGCGTACCCGCGCCGGCGAGGAGCTGAACCTCGTCGATCGCGAGCGCTTCGAACTGTGCTGGATCGTCGACTTCCCGTTCTTCGAATGGAACGAGGAGGAGAAGAAGATCGACTTCGCCCACAATCCGTTCTCGATGCCGCAAGGCGGCATCGATGCATTGAATGGCGAGGATCTGCTCGGGATCAAGGCGTTCCAGTACGATATGGTCTGCAACGGTTTCGAGATCGCCTCAGGCGGCATCCGCAACCATCTGCCCGAAACCATGGTCAAGGCCTTCGAGACGGTCGGGCTCGACCGTGCCACGGTCGAGGAGCGCTTTGGCGGCCTCTACCGCGCCTTCCAGTACGGCGCGCCGCCGCATGGCGGCATGGCTGCCGGCGTCGACCGCGTCGTCATGCTGCTGGTCGGAGCGAAGAACCTGCGCGAGATTACCATGTTCCCGATGAACCAGCAGGCCTACGACCTGCTGATGAACGCGCCTTCGGAAGCGAGCCCGCAGCAGCTTCGCGAACTGGCGCTGCGCGTCGCACCGACCAAGAAGGACGCCTGA
- a CDS encoding DeoR/GlpR family DNA-binding transcription regulator yields MLTDERHQLIRDRLASEGRVLAGELATRFGVSDDTVRRDLRELAKAGQCRRVYGGAVAPAPFAAASINLRGSHAVEEKMRLARTAVALLSSGQSLFIDGGTTNAAIAKAIPRDLELTIATNSLGVASALSDHALVELIVLGGRFDRELGTCVGGDTLAAVAQLGADLFFLGSCGLDATRGVTAFDSAEAEVKRAMARNSGGIVIAVTNDKLATASPYRVAGPEAIRHLVVDKTAPASILAEFERQGAEIHFA; encoded by the coding sequence ATGCTGACCGATGAACGGCACCAACTCATTCGCGACCGGCTTGCATCGGAGGGCCGGGTATTGGCTGGCGAACTGGCGACTCGCTTCGGTGTATCGGACGATACGGTCCGGCGCGACCTGAGGGAGCTGGCAAAGGCCGGGCAATGCCGCCGCGTCTATGGCGGCGCGGTCGCGCCCGCACCATTCGCCGCGGCGTCCATCAACCTGCGCGGCAGCCATGCCGTCGAGGAGAAGATGCGGCTGGCGCGGACGGCGGTGGCTCTGCTCTCCAGCGGGCAGAGCCTGTTCATCGATGGCGGAACCACCAATGCCGCGATCGCCAAGGCCATTCCGCGTGACCTCGAACTCACCATAGCAACCAATTCGCTCGGCGTCGCCTCGGCCCTGTCCGATCACGCTCTGGTCGAATTGATCGTGCTGGGCGGAAGGTTCGACCGCGAACTCGGAACCTGCGTCGGAGGCGACACGCTGGCCGCCGTCGCGCAGCTTGGCGCCGATCTGTTTTTCCTCGGCTCCTGCGGTCTCGATGCCACAAGAGGCGTGACCGCTTTCGATTCGGCGGAAGCCGAGGTGAAGCGGGCCATGGCCAGGAACAGCGGCGGCATCGTCATCGCCGTTACCAACGACAAGCTGGCCACTGCATCGCCCTATCGTGTCGCCGGCCCCGAAGCGATCCGCCATCTGGTCGTCGACAAGACCGCGCCGGCCAGTATCCTTGCGGAATTCGAACGTCAGGGCGCTGAAATCCACTTCGCTTGA
- a CDS encoding MFS transporter: MTLGLSLSPQHRVYAGFAIYSFAMGNIFPRLPDIKHAMGIEDGTLGLSLIGTPIGTLTALTLATPLLERVGFRRALLALIPLVALAYAIAVHARGPLALFLMLFPVGLMIGSVEIMLNVEADRTEFLLKRRIMNRAHSFWSMGFFGAGLFGAALGHLGVSPQLHLAIVVPMVAISMALFLGGYQPAPARFASTGDKAPTFARPTLPILVLVAVTLSAMLMEGASIDWSAIYMRTVFDAGPFVAGFTVALFAFSQATTRFFADSFVDRHSPSGVARVLLACMAAGVFMVFLSPSPLLSMLGFALLGIGTSALFPLAISAAAQRTDRPAAINVAALSQISFVAFLLGPPLLGFVSDHWGIRSAFGIGIPFIALSLLTAGALGRRAPSEKPAATSNEASGLARRKIPARTGEA; encoded by the coding sequence ATGACCCTTGGCCTCAGCCTCTCCCCTCAACACCGGGTCTATGCCGGCTTCGCGATCTATTCGTTTGCCATGGGCAACATCTTTCCGCGGCTGCCCGACATCAAGCACGCCATGGGCATCGAGGACGGCACGCTCGGCCTCAGCCTGATCGGAACGCCGATCGGCACCTTGACGGCGCTGACCCTTGCGACGCCGCTGCTCGAGCGCGTCGGCTTCCGCCGCGCGCTGCTTGCCTTGATCCCGCTGGTGGCGCTTGCCTATGCCATCGCCGTACATGCGAGGGGTCCGCTGGCGCTGTTCCTGATGCTCTTTCCGGTCGGCCTGATGATCGGCAGCGTCGAGATCATGCTCAATGTCGAAGCCGACAGAACGGAATTCCTGCTGAAACGCCGGATCATGAACAGGGCGCATTCGTTCTGGAGCATGGGCTTCTTCGGCGCTGGCCTGTTCGGTGCAGCACTTGGGCATCTCGGTGTGTCGCCGCAACTGCACCTGGCTATTGTCGTGCCCATGGTCGCGATATCCATGGCGCTGTTTCTCGGCGGTTACCAGCCGGCACCGGCCCGTTTCGCCAGCACCGGCGACAAGGCGCCCACCTTCGCGCGGCCAACGCTGCCGATCCTCGTCCTGGTGGCGGTGACGCTTTCTGCGATGCTGATGGAGGGCGCCAGCATCGACTGGTCGGCGATCTACATGCGCACCGTGTTCGATGCCGGCCCGTTCGTTGCCGGTTTCACCGTGGCGCTGTTTGCGTTTTCGCAGGCGACCACGCGCTTCTTCGCCGACAGCTTCGTCGATCGGCACTCGCCGAGCGGCGTGGCACGGGTGCTGCTGGCCTGCATGGCGGCCGGCGTCTTCATGGTCTTCCTGTCGCCTTCGCCGCTGTTGTCCATGCTGGGTTTTGCTCTTCTAGGCATCGGCACGAGCGCGCTCTTCCCACTGGCGATCTCTGCGGCCGCGCAGCGGACGGACCGGCCGGCGGCAATCAATGTCGCGGCGCTGTCGCAGATCTCCTTCGTCGCCTTCCTGCTCGGGCCGCCGCTGCTCGGCTTCGTCTCGGACCATTGGGGCATCCGCTCGGCCTTCGGCATCGGCATTCCGTTCATTGCGCTCAGCCTGCTAACCGCCGGCGCGCTTGGCCGACGGGCGCCCTCGGAGAAGCCAGCGGCGACGTCCAACGAGGCCTCCGGCCTGGCGCGGCGGAAAATACCGGCGCGGACCGGCGAGGCCTGA
- a CDS encoding MFS transporter: MSSIRPLIPLLLAAGILLGGNGLQSTLIALRGAQEGFSASDIGLMGTFYFAGFLLGCLAITRIMKAVGHIRAFSALAAIASVGTLLLVLVLDPVMWCAVRFAGGFCFAGLFTIVESWLNSGVSNHDRARVLAIYRMVDTGSVTGAQFLIPVFGAGGFTIFAIMSIMITLSLVPVSLGDRSNPTPPEGVKLDLARVWRISPLGCFGCIAVGVTNSAFRTLSPVYAEQIGMSVADVVTFVSVGIFGGAIIQYPLGYLSDRWDRRRVLLMTTCCAMLSALALVFIAGSNPALNFVIIFIFGCFAMPLYSLSAAHSNDRADTGEFVLINAALMLFYSFGAIGGPFAASTAMQYFGPSALFVFSAMVYAIFIAVILYRMQARSGVPAGKRSRFTALLRTSTVFARLARRNGDPDGPEKP; the protein is encoded by the coding sequence ATGTCTTCCATCCGCCCCTTGATCCCGCTTCTTCTCGCCGCAGGCATCCTGCTCGGCGGCAATGGGCTGCAGAGCACGCTGATCGCGCTGCGCGGTGCGCAGGAAGGGTTTTCCGCCTCCGACATCGGCCTGATGGGCACCTTCTATTTCGCCGGTTTCCTGCTCGGCTGCCTGGCCATCACCCGCATCATGAAGGCGGTCGGCCATATCAGGGCGTTTTCGGCGCTAGCGGCGATCGCCTCGGTCGGCACCTTGCTGCTAGTGCTGGTCCTCGATCCGGTGATGTGGTGCGCGGTGCGCTTTGCCGGCGGCTTCTGCTTCGCCGGGCTGTTCACGATCGTGGAAAGCTGGCTCAATTCCGGCGTCAGCAACCACGACCGCGCCCGCGTACTGGCGATCTACCGGATGGTCGATACCGGTTCGGTGACCGGCGCCCAGTTCCTGATCCCGGTCTTCGGCGCCGGCGGCTTCACCATCTTCGCCATCATGTCGATCATGATCACGCTGTCGCTGGTGCCGGTTTCCCTCGGCGACCGATCCAACCCGACGCCACCGGAGGGGGTCAAGCTCGACCTGGCGCGCGTCTGGCGGATTTCACCGCTGGGCTGCTTCGGCTGCATCGCCGTGGGCGTCACCAACAGCGCGTTTCGCACGCTCTCACCTGTTTATGCCGAGCAGATCGGCATGTCGGTCGCCGATGTCGTCACCTTCGTCAGCGTCGGCATTTTCGGCGGCGCCATCATCCAGTATCCGCTGGGCTACCTCTCCGACCGCTGGGACCGGCGCCGGGTGCTGTTGATGACCACCTGCTGCGCGATGCTTTCGGCCCTAGCGCTGGTGTTCATCGCCGGCAGCAACCCCGCGCTCAACTTCGTCATCATCTTCATCTTCGGCTGTTTCGCCATGCCGCTCTATTCGCTGTCGGCGGCGCATTCCAACGACCGCGCCGACACTGGCGAGTTCGTGCTGATCAACGCGGCGCTGATGCTGTTCTACTCATTCGGCGCCATCGGCGGCCCTTTCGCCGCCTCGACCGCGATGCAGTATTTCGGGCCGAGCGCGCTGTTCGTGTTCAGCGCCATGGTCTACGCGATCTTCATCGCCGTCATCCTCTACCGCATGCAGGCACGGTCCGGCGTGCCAGCGGGCAAGCGCAGCCGTTTCACCGCATTGTTGCGCACTTCCACCGTTTTCGCACGGCTGGCCAGAAGAAACGGCGATCCGGACGGCCCGGAAAAGCCGTGA
- the rnd gene encoding ribonuclease D, whose product MHVITTQKELETALAAFEKSDFVTVDTEFIRETTFWPILCLIQMAAPGVTALIDPLSSDIDLRPFFKLMANEAVVKVFHAARQDIEIIVHLGDLVPHPVFDTQVAAMVCGFGDSVSYDQLVQRITGARLDKSSRFTDWRHRPLSDKQLDYALADVTHLIEVYQHLNAELARENRAHWLNEEMDVLTSRETYDPHPEDAWKRLKMRLRKPQELAIVQAVAAWREREARERDVPRGRVLKDDAIYEVAQQAPRDAAALAKLRTTPKGWERSSTATALLGAVNTALALPKEQMPKLPKSFQPPEGSSAAAELLKVLLRIIAEKQGVASKVLASSDDIDRIAAEGEEADVPALQGWRRAVFGEAALKLVRGEIGIKFDKRKIAVFDL is encoded by the coding sequence ATGCACGTCATCACCACCCAGAAAGAACTCGAGACCGCTCTCGCCGCTTTCGAAAAGTCGGATTTCGTCACCGTCGACACCGAATTCATCCGCGAGACGACCTTCTGGCCAATCCTGTGCCTGATCCAGATGGCCGCGCCGGGCGTGACGGCGCTGATCGATCCCTTGTCATCGGACATCGACCTGAGGCCGTTCTTCAAGCTGATGGCCAACGAGGCGGTGGTCAAAGTCTTCCACGCCGCCAGGCAGGACATCGAAATCATCGTCCATCTCGGCGACCTGGTTCCGCATCCCGTCTTCGATACACAGGTCGCGGCGATGGTCTGCGGCTTCGGCGACAGCGTTTCCTATGATCAGCTGGTGCAGCGCATCACCGGCGCGCGGCTCGACAAGTCGTCGCGCTTCACCGACTGGCGCCACCGGCCGCTTTCCGACAAGCAGCTCGATTATGCGCTGGCCGACGTCACCCATCTGATCGAGGTCTATCAGCACCTCAACGCCGAACTGGCGCGGGAAAACCGCGCCCACTGGCTGAACGAGGAAATGGACGTGCTGACCTCGCGCGAGACCTACGATCCGCATCCCGAGGACGCCTGGAAGCGGCTGAAGATGCGGCTGCGCAAGCCGCAGGAACTGGCGATCGTGCAGGCCGTGGCGGCATGGCGCGAGCGCGAGGCCAGGGAACGCGACGTGCCGCGTGGCCGGGTGCTCAAGGACGACGCGATCTACGAGGTGGCGCAGCAGGCGCCGCGCGATGCGGCGGCCCTTGCCAAGCTGCGCACGACGCCGAAGGGCTGGGAGCGGTCATCGACGGCGACGGCGCTGCTCGGCGCCGTCAACACGGCGCTAGCCTTGCCCAAGGAGCAGATGCCGAAGCTGCCGAAGAGTTTCCAACCGCCCGAGGGATCGAGCGCTGCCGCGGAACTGTTGAAAGTGCTGCTCAGGATCATCGCCGAAAAGCAGGGCGTGGCTTCGAAAGTGCTGGCCTCCAGCGACGATATCGACCGTATCGCGGCCGAAGGCGAGGAGGCCGACGTGCCGGCCCTGCAAGGTTGGCGGCGCGCCGTGTTCGGCGAAGCGGCGCTGAAGCTGGTTCGCGGCGAGATCGGCATCAAGTTCGACAAGCGCAAGATCGCGGTCTTCGATTTGTAG
- a CDS encoding MAPEG family protein encodes MNQTTIFWPVLAHVLLIYIVYCVLGRRRYGAVKSGEAKVGQYKMRSTEPASSATVAANLSNQFELPVLFYVLCLTLHATNGVNYLTLALMWIFVASRYVHAWVHLTSNNLLLRNRSFVIGAGVILLGWIWCALHLLGVV; translated from the coding sequence ATGAACCAGACGACGATCTTCTGGCCTGTCCTGGCCCACGTGCTGCTGATCTACATCGTCTACTGTGTCCTCGGCCGCCGCAGATATGGCGCGGTCAAGTCGGGAGAGGCCAAGGTCGGTCAATACAAGATGCGCTCGACCGAGCCGGCGTCCAGCGCCACGGTCGCCGCCAATCTCAGCAACCAGTTCGAACTGCCGGTGCTGTTCTACGTGCTGTGCCTGACGCTGCATGCCACCAACGGCGTCAACTATCTGACGCTCGCGCTGATGTGGATCTTCGTCGCCTCGCGCTATGTCCACGCCTGGGTTCACCTGACCAGCAACAACCTACTGCTGCGCAACCGCTCTTTCGTTATAGGTGCCGGGGTTATCCTGCTGGGCTGGATCTGGTGCGCGCTGCACCTGCTTGGGGTGGTTTGA
- the guaB gene encoding IMP dehydrogenase: protein MAKIIETSTGALALTFDDVLLQPGHSEVMPGETDVRTRIAGDIDLNVPILSAAMDTVTEARLAIAMAQAGGIGVIHRNFSPAEQAEQVRQVKKFESGMVVNPVTIGPDATLADALSLMRTYSISGIPVVENGGTGGHKTGRLVGILTNRDVRFASDPAQKVYELMTRENLITVKENVDQDEAKRLLHQHRIEKLVVVDKSGNCVGLITVKDIEKSQLNPHATKDAQGRLRAAAATSVGDDGFERAERLIEAGVDLLVIDTAHGHSQRVLDAVTRAKKLSNSVRILAGNVATAEGTQALIDAGADAVKVGIGPGSICTTRIVAGVGVPQLSAIMSAVETAHKSGVSVIADGGIKYSGDLAKALAAGASAAMIGSLLAGTDESPGEVYLHQGRSFKAYRGMGSVGAMARGSADRYFQAEVRDTLKLVPEGIEGQVPYKGPVSGVLHQLAGGLKAAMGYVGGRDLADFRDRATFVRISNAGLRESHAHDVTITRESPNYPGGV from the coding sequence ATGGCAAAAATCATCGAAACGTCCACCGGCGCACTGGCGCTGACCTTTGACGACGTGCTTCTGCAGCCGGGTCATTCCGAGGTCATGCCTGGCGAAACCGATGTCCGCACCCGCATTGCCGGCGATATCGACCTCAATGTCCCGATCCTGTCGGCCGCGATGGACACCGTCACCGAGGCGCGTCTCGCCATCGCCATGGCCCAGGCCGGCGGCATCGGCGTCATCCATCGCAATTTCTCGCCGGCCGAGCAGGCCGAGCAGGTGCGGCAGGTGAAGAAATTCGAATCCGGCATGGTGGTCAACCCGGTCACCATCGGGCCCGATGCTACCCTTGCCGATGCGCTGTCGCTGATGCGCACCTATTCGATCTCGGGCATTCCGGTGGTCGAGAATGGCGGCACCGGCGGTCACAAGACGGGGCGGCTGGTCGGCATACTGACCAACCGCGACGTGCGCTTTGCTTCCGATCCGGCGCAGAAGGTCTACGAGTTGATGACCCGTGAGAACCTGATCACGGTCAAGGAGAATGTCGACCAGGACGAGGCCAAGCGGCTTCTGCACCAGCACCGGATCGAAAAGCTCGTCGTCGTCGACAAGTCGGGCAATTGCGTCGGGTTGATCACCGTCAAGGACATCGAGAAGTCGCAGCTCAACCCGCATGCCACCAAGGATGCGCAGGGGCGCCTGCGCGCCGCCGCCGCCACCAGCGTCGGCGACGATGGCTTCGAGCGCGCCGAACGCCTCATCGAGGCCGGCGTCGACCTCCTGGTGATCGACACCGCGCATGGCCACTCGCAGCGCGTGCTGGACGCCGTCACGCGGGCGAAGAAGCTCTCCAACTCGGTGCGCATCCTGGCCGGCAACGTCGCCACCGCGGAAGGCACGCAGGCGCTGATCGATGCCGGCGCCGACGCCGTCAAGGTCGGCATCGGCCCGGGCTCGATCTGCACCACCCGTATCGTGGCCGGCGTCGGCGTACCGCAGCTCTCGGCCATCATGTCGGCGGTCGAGACGGCGCATAAATCGGGCGTTTCGGTGATCGCCGATGGCGGCATCAAATATTCGGGCGATCTTGCCAAGGCGCTCGCCGCCGGCGCCAGTGCCGCCATGATCGGTTCGCTGCTGGCCGGGACGGACGAGAGCCCGGGCGAGGTCTATCTGCACCAGGGCCGTTCCTTTAAGGCCTATCGCGGCATGGGTTCGGTCGGCGCCATGGCGCGCGGATCGGCCGATCGCTACTTCCAGGCCGAGGTGCGCGACACGCTGAAACTGGTGCCGGAAGGCATCGAAGGGCAGGTTCCCTATAAAGGACCTGTGTCTGGCGTGCTGCACCAGCTTGCAGGCGGGCTGAAAGCCGCTATGGGTTATGTAGGCGGCCGCGACCTTGCCGATTTCCGCGACCGCGCCACCTTTGTGCGCATATCCAACGCCGGACTTCGTGAAAGCCACGCCCATGACGTCACGATTACCCGCGAAAGCCCGAACTATCCCGGAGGAGTCTGA
- a CDS encoding PIN domain-containing protein: MKVALDTNVLAYAEGVNGVEKRDTVLELMRKVPQEAAIIPVQVLGELYNVLVRKSARPPVEARDALLSWRDAFAVAATTQDVMMMAADLATDHRFSIWDAVILSAASQAGCRLLLSEDLQDGFTWGGVTVVNPFASPRHALLNALVGESAE; encoded by the coding sequence GTGAAGGTCGCGCTCGACACCAATGTCCTTGCCTATGCGGAAGGGGTCAACGGTGTAGAGAAGCGCGACACCGTTCTCGAGTTGATGCGCAAGGTCCCGCAAGAGGCCGCCATTATTCCCGTTCAGGTCCTTGGTGAATTGTACAATGTTCTCGTCCGCAAGTCCGCAAGACCGCCTGTCGAGGCCCGGGATGCCCTTCTGAGCTGGCGCGATGCGTTTGCGGTTGCCGCGACAACGCAGGACGTGATGATGATGGCGGCTGATCTGGCGACGGACCATCGCTTCAGCATTTGGGATGCGGTCATTCTCTCCGCCGCCTCGCAAGCCGGTTGCCGGCTGCTGCTTTCGGAAGATCTGCAGGACGGCTTCACATGGGGAGGGGTAACTGTCGTCAATCCTTTCGCATCGCCGCGCCATGCCTTGCTGAATGCTCTCGTGGGAGAGTCCGCCGAATAG
- a CDS encoding type II toxin-antitoxin system prevent-host-death family antitoxin has protein sequence MEEAVSAADANRKFSLILRGVREGQSYVVTSHGRPVARIVPADQQEGVVSRSRAALLSRLERQPATDVGRWTRDELYEDER, from the coding sequence ATGGAAGAAGCCGTTTCGGCAGCCGATGCCAACCGCAAGTTCTCGCTCATCCTGCGCGGTGTTCGCGAAGGACAAAGCTACGTCGTGACCAGTCACGGACGCCCCGTGGCGCGGATCGTGCCCGCGGATCAACAAGAGGGGGTGGTCTCCCGCTCGCGCGCAGCGCTGCTGTCGCGCCTCGAACGCCAGCCTGCGACTGATGTTGGGCGCTGGACCCGCGATGAGCTTTACGAGGACGAGCGGTGA
- a CDS encoding MFS transporter: protein MNRTIPLILAVALFMENMDSTVIATSLPAIAIDIHTSPIALKLALTAYLVSLAIFIPISGWMADRFGAKNVFRAAIAVFIAGSIACALSGSLPAFVVSRFLQGIGGAMMTPVGRLVLVRATPKSELVAAMSWLTVPALVGPLVGPPVGGFITTYFTWHWIFLINVPIGLIGIWLATRFLPETESMETPPLDFIGFVLSGLAASGVVFGLSVVSLPYLPPATGFITVAVGLLSGALYLMHARRAKNPLLALDLFRNQVFRSSVLGGSLFRIGIGAVPFLLPLMFQIGFGLTPFQSGMITFVSAIGAIGMKFVTALIFRVAGFRRVLIVGSLVAAGSIAINGLFTPDTPYLLMLAMLLVGGFIRSMFFTGVNALAYAEVSAEDTSKATPIAAVFQQLSIALGVAVAGGILEVSTSIHGGSLMLADFHLAFFIVAAISAAASLSFMRLAPDAGNAVSGHGRLTTPKTLEPVRSPGE from the coding sequence GTGAACCGCACCATCCCGCTCATACTGGCGGTCGCTCTTTTCATGGAAAACATGGATTCGACCGTGATCGCGACATCGCTGCCGGCGATCGCCATCGACATCCACACCAGCCCGATCGCACTCAAGCTGGCGCTGACGGCCTATCTGGTGTCGCTGGCGATCTTCATTCCGATCAGCGGCTGGATGGCCGACCGCTTCGGCGCCAAGAACGTCTTTCGTGCCGCGATCGCGGTGTTCATCGCCGGCTCGATCGCCTGCGCTCTCTCCGGTTCGCTGCCGGCCTTCGTGGTCTCGCGGTTCTTGCAAGGCATTGGCGGCGCCATGATGACGCCGGTCGGGCGCCTCGTGCTGGTACGCGCCACACCCAAGAGCGAACTGGTCGCCGCCATGTCGTGGCTGACCGTTCCCGCATTGGTCGGTCCGCTGGTCGGACCGCCGGTCGGCGGCTTCATCACCACCTACTTCACCTGGCACTGGATCTTCCTGATCAACGTGCCGATCGGCCTGATCGGCATCTGGCTCGCCACCCGCTTCCTGCCGGAAACCGAATCGATGGAAACGCCGCCACTCGATTTCATCGGTTTCGTGCTGAGCGGGCTGGCGGCATCCGGCGTCGTGTTCGGCCTCTCGGTGGTCAGCCTGCCCTATCTGCCGCCGGCGACCGGTTTCATCACCGTCGCTGTCGGCCTGTTGTCGGGCGCGCTCTACCTGATGCATGCGCGCCGCGCGAAAAACCCCTTGCTGGCGCTCGACCTGTTCCGCAACCAGGTGTTCCGCTCGTCGGTGCTTGGCGGTTCTCTGTTTCGCATCGGCATCGGTGCGGTGCCGTTCCTGCTGCCGCTGATGTTCCAGATCGGCTTCGGGCTGACGCCGTTCCAGTCCGGCATGATCACCTTCGTCTCGGCGATCGGCGCCATCGGCATGAAATTCGTCACCGCGCTGATCTTTCGCGTTGCCGGCTTCCGCCGCGTGCTGATCGTCGGCTCGCTGGTGGCGGCGGGGTCGATCGCCATCAACGGCCTGTTCACCCCCGACACGCCCTATCTGCTGATGCTGGCCATGCTGTTGGTCGGCGGCTTCATCCGCTCGATGTTCTTCACCGGCGTCAACGCCCTCGCCTATGCGGAGGTTTCGGCCGAGGATACCAGCAAGGCGACGCCGATCGCCGCCGTCTTCCAGCAATTGTCGATCGCGCTCGGTGTGGCGGTTGCGGGCGGCATCCTGGAAGTGTCTACGAGCATCCATGGCGGATCGCTGATGCTGGCCGATTTCCACCTCGCCTTTTTCATCGTCGCCGCGATTTCGGCCGCCGCGTCGCTGTCGTTCATGCGCCTGGCGCCCGATGCCGGCAACGCCGTCTCCGGCCATGGCCGGCTGACCACGCCCAAGACGCTGGAACCGGTGAGATCGCCGGGGGAGTGA